A single window of Leeuwenhoekiella sp. MAR_2009_132 DNA harbors:
- a CDS encoding 3-hydroxyacyl-CoA dehydrogenase/enoyl-CoA hydratase family protein has product MSKRRINKVAVIGSGIMGSGIACHFANIGVEVLLLDIVPRELTDKEQAKGLTLEDKVVRNRLVNDHLTNSLKSKPSPIYHPDFAKRITTGNMEDDIAKVKHVDWIIEVVIERLDIKKQVFENLDKHRTPGTLITSNTSGIPIQFMSEGRSEDFQKHFCGTHFFNPARYLDLFEIIPGPKTDPEVLEFLNAYGEKFLGKTSVVAKDTPAFIGNRVGTFSIMSLFHTVEELGMTVEEVDKLTGPVIGRPKSATFRTVDVVGLDTLVHVANGIRENVKDDERKELFTLPNYIDLMHDKKWLGSKTGQGFYKKIRNEDGSSEIQTLDLGTMEYRANKRASFTTLELTKSIDNVIDRFPVLIKGKDKAGEFFRKNFAGLFAYVQNRIPEITDELYKIDDAMRAGYGWEHGPFQIWDAVGVEKGIELMKAEGYEVAAWVSELVSSGKNSFYSVKEGSTFYYDIPKKEYIKKPGQDGFIILDNIRESKQVFKNSGVVVEDLGDGILNLEFRSKMNSIGGDVLAGLNRAIDMAEKDFAGLVVSNQGKNFSVGANIGMIFMMAAEQEYDELNAAVKYFQDSCMRLRYSSIPTVVAPHAMTLGGGCEMTLHADRVVAAAESYIGLVEFGVGVIPGGGGSKEMALRASETFHKDDVELNRLREYFLAIGMAKVSTSAYEAYDLGILKHGKDIVVVNKNRQIAAAKEVAKFMADQGYTKPIPRTDIKVLGKQALGAFYVGTDQMNAGKYISDHDKKIANKLAYVMAGGDLSEASYVSEQYLLDLEREAFLSLCGERKTLERLQHMIQKGKPLRN; this is encoded by the coding sequence ATGAGTAAAAGACGTATAAACAAAGTTGCAGTTATAGGCTCTGGTATTATGGGAAGCGGTATCGCTTGTCATTTTGCTAATATAGGAGTCGAAGTACTACTGCTCGATATAGTTCCCAGAGAACTTACCGATAAAGAACAAGCAAAAGGACTTACTTTAGAAGATAAAGTAGTTCGTAATAGATTAGTAAACGATCACCTTACTAATTCTTTAAAATCAAAACCCTCTCCTATTTACCATCCAGATTTTGCTAAACGCATTACCACCGGTAATATGGAAGATGATATTGCAAAGGTAAAGCACGTAGATTGGATTATTGAAGTGGTAATCGAACGCCTTGATATCAAGAAACAGGTTTTCGAAAATTTAGATAAACACCGAACTCCGGGAACCTTGATTACTTCAAACACATCAGGTATTCCTATACAATTTATGAGTGAAGGTCGTAGTGAAGATTTTCAGAAGCATTTTTGCGGAACGCATTTTTTCAACCCGGCTCGTTACTTAGATCTCTTTGAAATAATTCCGGGACCTAAAACAGATCCTGAAGTTCTTGAATTTTTAAATGCCTACGGCGAAAAATTCTTAGGTAAAACTTCGGTAGTTGCAAAAGATACTCCGGCGTTTATTGGAAACCGCGTGGGTACATTCAGTATTATGAGCTTATTTCATACGGTTGAAGAATTAGGAATGACCGTTGAAGAAGTTGATAAATTAACCGGTCCTGTAATAGGTCGCCCTAAATCAGCTACATTCCGTACAGTAGATGTCGTAGGTCTTGACACTTTAGTTCACGTTGCTAACGGTATACGTGAGAATGTAAAAGACGATGAGCGTAAAGAACTTTTTACGTTGCCTAACTACATCGACTTAATGCACGATAAAAAATGGCTGGGTAGCAAAACCGGACAAGGGTTTTATAAAAAGATAAGAAATGAAGATGGTTCTAGTGAGATTCAAACGCTAGATTTAGGTACGATGGAATATCGTGCAAACAAACGCGCTTCATTTACCACGTTAGAACTTACAAAATCTATTGACAATGTTATAGATCGTTTTCCTGTTTTAATTAAAGGAAAAGATAAAGCAGGTGAATTTTTCCGTAAGAATTTTGCAGGATTATTTGCCTATGTACAAAATCGTATTCCGGAAATCACAGACGAACTTTATAAAATAGATGATGCAATGCGCGCCGGATACGGCTGGGAACACGGCCCCTTTCAAATTTGGGATGCTGTAGGTGTTGAGAAAGGAATTGAGCTGATGAAAGCAGAAGGTTATGAAGTAGCTGCCTGGGTTTCAGAACTGGTTTCTTCCGGCAAAAATTCATTCTATTCTGTTAAAGAAGGAAGTACTTTTTACTACGACATTCCGAAGAAAGAATACATCAAAAAACCAGGTCAGGACGGCTTTATCATTTTAGATAACATTCGTGAATCAAAACAAGTCTTTAAAAACAGTGGTGTTGTTGTTGAAGATCTTGGTGATGGTATTTTAAATCTGGAATTCCGTTCAAAAATGAACTCTATTGGAGGCGATGTACTTGCCGGTTTAAATAGAGCGATTGATATGGCCGAAAAAGACTTCGCAGGATTAGTAGTTTCCAATCAGGGTAAAAACTTTTCAGTAGGTGCAAACATTGGAATGATTTTTATGATGGCTGCAGAACAAGAATATGATGAACTTAACGCAGCTGTAAAATATTTTCAAGATAGTTGTATGCGCTTGCGTTACTCTTCTATTCCTACTGTAGTTGCACCACACGCAATGACTTTAGGTGGCGGTTGTGAAATGACTTTACACGCAGATCGTGTAGTAGCAGCTGCAGAGAGCTATATAGGGTTAGTAGAATTTGGCGTTGGGGTGATTCCCGGCGGTGGTGGTTCTAAAGAAATGGCATTAAGAGCTTCAGAAACATTTCATAAAGATGATGTAGAACTTAATAGACTACGTGAGTATTTCCTAGCTATAGGTATGGCTAAGGTTTCTACTTCTGCATATGAGGCGTATGATCTAGGCATTCTTAAACACGGTAAAGATATTGTCGTGGTTAACAAAAATCGCCAGATCGCAGCGGCTAAAGAGGTTGCTAAATTTATGGCAGATCAGGGATACACAAAACCGATACCACGCACAGATATTAAAGTACTGGGTAAACAAGCTCTGGGTGCTTTTTACGTAGGAACAGACCAGATGAATGCCGGTAAATATATAAGTGACCACGATAAGAAAATCGCAAACAAGCTTGCTTATGTAATGGCAGGTGGCGATTTATCTGAAGCTTCTTATGTAAGTGAGCAATACCTGTTAGACCTCGAGCGTGAAGCATTTTTAAGTCTTTGTGGAGAACGCAAAACTTTAGAGCGTTTACAGCATATGATCCAAAAAGGGAAACCGCTAAGAAATTAG
- a CDS encoding MarR family winged helix-turn-helix transcriptional regulator has product MSKKDITIDHALRATWQAITKMYNEQAAQLDSTMATGFALLSIDPEEGTPSTALGPKMGMEATSLSRTLKSMEERGLIVRKPNPADGRGVLIFLTEFGKENRDFSKNRVLRFNDAVRNNIDSQKIEHFFEVIHVINDLIQNKKIYNTSETTIKQ; this is encoded by the coding sequence ATGAGTAAAAAAGATATCACAATAGATCACGCGCTGAGAGCAACTTGGCAGGCTATTACAAAAATGTATAACGAGCAGGCTGCTCAGTTAGATAGTACGATGGCTACAGGATTTGCTTTATTAAGTATAGATCCTGAAGAAGGTACGCCTTCTACAGCATTGGGACCTAAAATGGGGATGGAAGCTACAAGCCTTTCAAGAACGTTAAAGTCTATGGAAGAGCGCGGTTTAATCGTACGCAAACCCAATCCTGCTGATGGTCGTGGAGTTCTTATTTTCTTAACCGAATTTGGTAAAGAAAATAGAGATTTTAGTAAAAATAGAGTCCTTCGGTTTAATGATGCTGTTAGAAATAATATAGACAGTCAAAAAATCGAACATTTTTTTGAAGTCATTCACGTCATCAATGATTTGATACAGAATAAAAAAATTTATAACACATCTGAAACTACTATAAAACAATGA
- a CDS encoding AMP-dependent synthetase/ligase, which translates to MEPKRLFDFPYYQLEKYKLEKALVTKYNGEWVATTTQSYIDQANAISRGLLKLGVKPNDKIAVISSSNRTEWNIMDIGILQLGAQNVPVYPTISEEEYEYVLNHSESSYCFVSDKEVLDKLNAIKDNVPSLKGIYCFDTIEGCPNWEEVKEADTQLQPEVEKLKEAVSEDDLATLIYTSGTTGKPKGVMLSHKNVASNALNSASRFPIIPGKSQALSFLPVCHIYERMLMYLYQYSGVSIYFAESLETISENLKEVKPEVMTAVPRLLEKVYDKIIAKGADLTGVKKKLFFWAVELGLEYEPYGQNGWWYEQKLALARKLIFSKWQEALGGNLKVIASGSAALQPRLARVFNAADIAVMEGYGLTETSPVISVNDMRNEGFKIGTVGKPIPQTEVKIAEDGEILIKGPQVMIGYYKDTEKTDEVLINGYFHTGDIGEIDTQGFLKITDRKKEMFKTSGGKYVAPQLIENAMKQSRFIEHIMVVGEGEKMPAAFIQPNFEFVTEWAKKKGIDIGTTRKDLATNPEVIKRIQEDVDLYNEKFGKWERIKKIELTPDEWSIDSGHLTPTMKLKRRIVKQMYIEQYNKIYEHN; encoded by the coding sequence ATGGAACCTAAACGTCTCTTTGACTTCCCATACTACCAGCTTGAGAAGTATAAACTAGAAAAAGCTCTAGTAACTAAATACAATGGGGAGTGGGTAGCTACAACTACACAATCCTATATAGATCAGGCAAATGCGATAAGCCGTGGTCTTTTAAAACTAGGCGTAAAACCTAACGATAAAATTGCCGTAATCTCTTCTTCAAACCGTACTGAATGGAATATTATGGACATTGGTATCCTGCAATTAGGTGCTCAAAATGTACCGGTATATCCTACTATTTCAGAAGAAGAGTATGAGTATGTACTCAATCACAGTGAATCGAGCTATTGTTTTGTTTCAGATAAAGAAGTTTTAGATAAACTTAATGCCATAAAAGATAATGTTCCCTCTTTAAAGGGTATTTATTGTTTTGATACCATTGAGGGATGTCCAAACTGGGAAGAAGTTAAGGAGGCAGATACCCAATTGCAACCGGAGGTAGAAAAATTGAAAGAAGCTGTTAGTGAAGATGATCTTGCTACTTTAATATATACTTCAGGAACCACGGGTAAGCCAAAAGGGGTTATGTTGAGTCATAAAAACGTTGCTTCAAATGCGCTAAACAGTGCAAGCCGCTTCCCTATAATTCCTGGTAAAAGTCAGGCATTGAGCTTTCTTCCGGTATGTCATATTTATGAGCGTATGCTAATGTACCTTTACCAGTATAGCGGTGTAAGTATCTATTTTGCAGAAAGCTTAGAAACAATAAGTGAAAACTTAAAAGAGGTTAAGCCAGAAGTAATGACTGCTGTACCACGCCTTTTAGAAAAGGTATATGATAAAATTATTGCAAAGGGAGCCGATTTAACAGGCGTAAAGAAAAAGCTATTTTTCTGGGCTGTAGAACTTGGTCTAGAATATGAACCTTACGGTCAAAACGGCTGGTGGTATGAGCAGAAGCTTGCCCTTGCCCGTAAATTAATTTTTAGCAAATGGCAGGAAGCATTAGGTGGAAACTTAAAAGTAATTGCTTCAGGTAGTGCTGCTTTACAACCTAGACTGGCGCGTGTATTTAATGCGGCAGACATTGCAGTTATGGAAGGTTACGGTCTAACCGAAACTTCTCCGGTAATTTCTGTAAACGATATGCGTAATGAAGGATTTAAAATAGGAACCGTAGGGAAACCTATTCCGCAGACTGAAGTGAAAATCGCCGAGGATGGTGAGATTCTAATCAAAGGTCCGCAGGTAATGATAGGCTATTATAAAGACACTGAGAAAACAGATGAAGTTTTGATAAACGGTTATTTTCATACCGGTGATATAGGAGAAATTGACACACAGGGTTTCTTGAAAATTACAGATCGTAAAAAAGAAATGTTTAAAACAAGCGGCGGTAAATATGTAGCACCACAACTTATAGAAAATGCAATGAAGCAATCTCGCTTTATCGAGCATATTATGGTTGTAGGTGAAGGCGAGAAAATGCCTGCTGCATTTATACAGCCTAACTTTGAATTTGTGACCGAATGGGCTAAAAAGAAAGGTATTGATATAGGTACTACTAGAAAGGACCTGGCTACAAATCCTGAAGTAATTAAACGTATTCAAGAAGATGTAGACTTATATAACGAGAAGTTTGGTAAATGGGAACGTATTAAGAAAATTGAACTTACTCCAGATGAATGGAGCATAGACTCAGGCCACCTTACTCCTACGATGAAACTTAAAAGACGTATTGTGAAACAAATGTATATTGAGCAATACAACAAAATTTACGAACATAATTAA
- the purL gene encoding phosphoribosylformylglycinamidine synthase, producing MIHFFGSQETKIFAVQTNNELSQEDINKLNWLFGNQPKIQASTLDAFFIGPRATMITPWSTNAVEITQNMGIEGIIRIEEFVAGKADFDPMLSQEYASLGQDVFTINIEPESILHIEDIAAFNQQEGLSLNEEEVAYLEGVAKRIGRPLTDSEVFGFSQVNSEHCRHKIFNGTFVIDGEEMPTSLFKMIRKTSAENPNEIVSAYKDNVAFINGPKATQFAPNTADKPDYYTEKEFDSVLSLKAETHNFPTTVEPFNGAATGAGGEIRDRLAGGQGSLPLAGTAVYMTAYSRLKAESPRDWEDGMPARKWLYQTPIDILIKASNGASDFGNKFGQPLIAGSVLTFEHEEGGRKLGYDKVIMQAGGIGYGKKNQALKEKPQTGDKIVILGGDNYRIGMGGAAVSSADTGAFSSGIELNAIQRSNPEMQKRAANAIRGMVESDENTIVSIHDHGAGGHLNCLSELVEETGGLIDLDKLPVGDPTLSAKEIIGNESQERMGLVIGAQNAETLKRIADRERSPMYEVGDVTGDHRFTFKSKTTGEKPMDLEMNDMFGSSPKTIMNDTKISRVYDDVSYSLEHFHDYLENVLQLEAVASKDWLTNKVDRCVGGRVAKQQCVGSLQIPLNNVGVMALDFNSKNGVATSIGHSPVSGLINPVAGSKNSIAEALTNIIWAPLEKGLKSVSLSANWMWPCNNEGEDARLYEAVQAVSEFAIDLGINIPTGKDSLSMKQKYPDGDVIAPGTVIISAAGTCSDINKVIEPVLQHGEGAIYYINLSQDDFKLGGSSFAQIQNKVGTQAPSIQDNLAFAKTFDVIQDLIKKDQIVAGHDVASGGLITTLLELCFAENNLGASIDLTAFEEKDLIKILFAENAGIVFQAAKDADVESILTENNIAFFNIGTTTETADLELKKDTIEIGLNIPSLRRRWFQTSYLLDQQQTAKGLAGARFANFDRQDLKYTFPKQFTGKKPVIDAARPRPKAAILREKGSNSEREMANAMYLAGFDVKDVHMTDLITGRETLEDIQFIGAVGGFSNSDVLGSAKGWAGAFLYNEKANTALKNFFARPDTLSVGICNGCQLFVELDLLNPEHVQKPVMQHNDSNKHESGFTSVTIAENDSVMLSTLSGATLGVWISHGEGKFNLPLDEDNYKIVGKYGYDAYPANPNGSSYNTAMMTDKTGRHLVTMPHIERSIFQWNWANYPKGRKDEVSPWVEAFVNARLWVEKQ from the coding sequence ATGATTCATTTTTTCGGTTCACAAGAAACCAAAATTTTCGCAGTTCAAACTAATAATGAACTTTCTCAAGAAGATATAAACAAGCTTAACTGGCTTTTTGGCAACCAGCCTAAAATACAAGCGTCTACTTTAGACGCTTTTTTTATTGGTCCGCGGGCTACAATGATAACGCCCTGGAGTACAAATGCAGTTGAGATTACTCAAAATATGGGTATAGAAGGCATCATACGTATTGAAGAGTTTGTTGCCGGCAAAGCAGATTTTGACCCCATGCTTTCTCAGGAATATGCAAGTCTGGGTCAGGATGTATTTACAATAAATATTGAACCCGAATCTATTTTGCATATTGAAGATATTGCAGCATTCAATCAGCAAGAGGGTCTTTCCTTAAATGAGGAAGAAGTAGCTTATCTTGAAGGTGTGGCAAAGCGCATAGGTCGCCCGCTTACAGATTCTGAAGTTTTTGGTTTTAGCCAGGTAAATTCTGAGCATTGCCGTCATAAAATTTTTAATGGTACGTTTGTGATAGATGGTGAGGAGATGCCTACTTCACTTTTTAAGATGATACGCAAGACTTCCGCAGAAAACCCTAACGAAATTGTTTCTGCTTACAAAGATAATGTCGCTTTTATTAATGGTCCCAAAGCAACCCAATTTGCTCCTAATACCGCAGATAAACCCGATTATTATACCGAAAAAGAATTTGATAGTGTACTGTCACTAAAAGCAGAAACCCACAACTTCCCTACTACTGTAGAGCCATTTAATGGTGCTGCAACCGGTGCCGGTGGAGAAATTCGGGATCGTCTGGCAGGTGGTCAGGGATCATTACCGCTGGCAGGAACTGCAGTTTATATGACTGCATATTCCCGATTAAAGGCAGAATCTCCACGCGATTGGGAAGATGGTATGCCAGCCCGAAAATGGTTGTATCAAACACCTATTGATATACTGATAAAAGCTTCTAACGGAGCTTCAGACTTCGGAAACAAATTTGGTCAACCCCTTATTGCAGGTTCTGTTTTAACTTTTGAGCACGAAGAAGGTGGTCGCAAACTTGGTTATGATAAAGTGATTATGCAAGCCGGCGGAATAGGTTATGGCAAGAAAAATCAAGCTTTAAAAGAAAAACCGCAAACCGGAGACAAAATTGTAATTCTAGGTGGTGATAACTACCGCATAGGGATGGGCGGTGCCGCAGTTTCTTCTGCAGATACCGGCGCCTTTAGTTCAGGTATCGAATTGAATGCTATTCAGCGCTCTAATCCAGAAATGCAAAAACGAGCTGCAAATGCTATTCGTGGCATGGTAGAAAGTGATGAAAATACCATTGTTTCTATTCACGATCACGGTGCCGGTGGTCACTTAAACTGTCTTTCTGAACTGGTTGAAGAAACCGGTGGTTTAATTGATCTAGATAAACTTCCCGTGGGTGACCCTACCCTTTCTGCTAAAGAAATTATAGGTAATGAGTCGCAAGAACGTATGGGTCTTGTTATAGGTGCTCAAAATGCTGAAACATTAAAACGCATCGCAGATCGCGAACGTTCTCCTATGTATGAAGTAGGAGATGTGACCGGTGATCATCGCTTTACGTTTAAATCTAAAACTACAGGTGAAAAACCTATGGATTTAGAAATGAATGATATGTTTGGAAGTTCGCCAAAAACCATAATGAATGACACTAAAATTAGTCGGGTTTATGATGATGTTTCCTACTCGCTAGAGCATTTTCACGACTATTTAGAAAATGTATTGCAGCTGGAAGCTGTTGCCAGCAAAGACTGGTTAACGAATAAAGTTGATCGTTGTGTGGGTGGTAGAGTTGCAAAACAGCAATGTGTGGGGAGCTTACAAATTCCACTAAATAATGTGGGTGTAATGGCCCTAGATTTTAATTCTAAAAATGGTGTAGCAACTTCAATAGGTCACTCACCAGTAAGTGGTTTAATAAATCCTGTTGCAGGAAGTAAAAACAGTATTGCAGAAGCACTTACAAATATTATCTGGGCTCCTCTTGAAAAAGGACTAAAATCGGTTTCACTATCTGCAAACTGGATGTGGCCGTGTAATAATGAAGGAGAAGATGCGCGTTTATATGAAGCGGTACAAGCTGTTTCTGAATTTGCCATAGACCTGGGAATAAATATTCCTACCGGTAAAGATTCGCTTTCTATGAAGCAGAAATATCCTGATGGTGATGTGATTGCTCCCGGGACAGTTATAATATCTGCAGCCGGGACTTGTAGCGATATAAATAAGGTTATTGAACCTGTTTTACAACACGGTGAAGGAGCTATCTATTACATAAATTTATCTCAGGATGATTTTAAATTAGGAGGATCTAGTTTTGCTCAAATTCAGAATAAAGTTGGTACTCAGGCGCCATCTATTCAAGACAATTTAGCGTTCGCGAAAACATTTGATGTTATTCAGGATTTGATTAAAAAGGATCAGATCGTTGCCGGGCACGATGTTGCATCTGGCGGACTTATAACCACACTTTTAGAATTGTGTTTTGCTGAAAATAACTTAGGTGCATCTATAGACCTGACTGCTTTTGAAGAGAAAGATTTAATAAAAATACTTTTTGCTGAAAATGCAGGTATTGTATTTCAGGCAGCTAAAGATGCAGATGTTGAATCTATTTTGACTGAAAATAATATTGCTTTTTTCAATATAGGTACTACTACTGAAACTGCAGATTTAGAACTTAAAAAAGATACTATAGAAATAGGACTGAATATCCCTTCTTTACGTAGAAGATGGTTTCAAACTTCATATCTATTAGATCAGCAACAAACTGCTAAAGGACTTGCAGGAGCGCGCTTTGCAAATTTTGACAGACAGGATTTAAAATATACATTCCCAAAACAATTCACAGGTAAAAAACCTGTAATCGATGCTGCAAGACCGCGCCCCAAAGCAGCAATTTTGCGTGAGAAAGGATCGAATTCTGAACGCGAAATGGCAAATGCAATGTACCTCGCTGGTTTTGATGTAAAAGACGTGCATATGACCGATTTGATTACCGGTCGTGAAACGCTTGAAGATATTCAATTTATAGGTGCAGTGGGTGGTTTTTCAAATTCAGATGTTTTAGGTTCTGCTAAAGGCTGGGCGGGTGCTTTCTTATACAATGAAAAAGCCAATACGGCTCTTAAGAATTTCTTTGCGCGACCAGATACGCTTTCTGTAGGTATTTGTAATGGTTGCCAACTTTTTGTAGAGCTCGATTTATTAAATCCAGAACATGTGCAAAAACCAGTTATGCAGCATAACGACTCTAATAAGCATGAAAGCGGTTTTACCAGTGTCACTATAGCAGAAAATGATTCGGTGATGTTATCTACGCTTTCTGGAGCTACATTGGGCGTATGGATTTCTCATGGTGAAGGAAAATTTAATTTACCACTTGATGAAGATAACTATAAAATAGTAGGTAAATACGGGTACGATGCATATCCTGCAAACCCTAACGGAAGTAGCTACAACACGGCAATGATGACTGATAAAACCGGTCGTCACTTGGTAACGATGCCACACATAGAACGTTCTATCTTTCAATGGAACTGGGCAAATTATCCAAAAGGACGTAAAGACGAAGTAAGCCCCTGGGTTGAAGCATTTGTTAATGCCCGTTTATGGGTTGAGAAACAATAA
- a CDS encoding RsmB/NOP family class I SAM-dependent RNA methyltransferase: protein MRLHRNLVFAVVDGLIEIFNEGSYADKVISKQLKRDKRWGSRDRSFVAETTYDIVRWKRLYAEIAEVKEPIDRKDIWRMFAVWCTLKGIKLPEWPQFEDTPTRRIKGRFDELSKIRKLRESIPDWLDELGEKELGDKWDVEIASLNKQAPVVLRANRLKGDIDTLRAALVEEGHETETLKAYPDALQLQERGNVFATEAFKNGLFEVQDASSQLVGPYLGVEPGMRVVDACAGAGGKTLHLAAQMDNKGQLIALDIYANKLKELKRRARRAGAHNIETRTIDSTKVIKKLYNSADRLLIDAPCTGLGVLSRNPDAKWKLQPDFVAKIQETQQALLVDYSRIVKPGGKMVYATCSILPSENQEQVKKFLKTEEGREFKIEKQKTILSSESGYDGFYMCLMVKKDKA, encoded by the coding sequence ATGCGTTTACACCGCAATCTGGTTTTCGCCGTCGTTGATGGTCTTATCGAAATTTTTAACGAAGGCAGCTATGCCGATAAAGTTATATCAAAACAACTTAAGCGTGATAAACGCTGGGGGTCTCGCGATCGTAGTTTTGTAGCAGAAACAACTTATGATATCGTAAGATGGAAACGTCTCTACGCAGAAATTGCAGAAGTTAAAGAACCCATAGACCGCAAGGATATCTGGCGCATGTTTGCCGTATGGTGTACCCTAAAAGGTATTAAATTACCAGAGTGGCCGCAGTTTGAAGACACACCTACCCGTCGTATAAAAGGTAGATTTGATGAACTTTCTAAAATTAGAAAACTGCGTGAATCTATCCCAGATTGGTTAGATGAATTAGGTGAGAAAGAATTAGGCGATAAATGGGATGTTGAGATCGCTTCTTTAAATAAGCAAGCTCCTGTTGTGCTTCGCGCTAATCGTCTTAAAGGAGATATAGACACACTTAGAGCTGCTTTAGTTGAAGAAGGTCACGAGACCGAAACTCTTAAAGCCTATCCTGATGCTTTACAACTGCAGGAGCGCGGAAATGTATTTGCTACAGAAGCTTTTAAAAATGGCCTTTTTGAAGTGCAGGATGCATCTTCTCAACTGGTAGGACCCTATTTAGGGGTAGAACCGGGTATGCGTGTAGTAGACGCGTGCGCGGGTGCAGGTGGTAAAACACTACATCTAGCTGCTCAAATGGATAATAAAGGTCAATTAATTGCTTTAGATATTTACGCTAATAAATTAAAAGAATTAAAGCGCCGAGCACGTCGTGCCGGTGCTCATAATATAGAAACCCGTACTATAGACAGTACTAAGGTTATTAAAAAATTATACAACTCTGCAGATCGTTTACTTATAGATGCACCTTGCACAGGTCTTGGTGTTTTAAGTCGTAACCCTGATGCAAAATGGAAATTGCAACCAGATTTTGTTGCAAAAATTCAGGAAACACAACAGGCACTTCTAGTAGATTATTCAAGAATAGTAAAACCGGGTGGGAAAATGGTTTATGCAACCTGCTCAATTTTACCTTCTGAGAATCAAGAACAAGTAAAAAAATTCTTGAAAACTGAGGAAGGAAGAGAATTTAAAATTGAAAAGCAAAAAACAATCCTATCTAGCGAAAGCGGTTATGACGGATTTTATATGTGCTTAATGGTAAAGAAAGATAAAGCTTAA
- a CDS encoding WD40/YVTN/BNR-like repeat-containing protein yields MRLYITILTLIILSSCKNSEEKTEKLSPIKRVEIETIYSDSVSIRAIDILNDGSLAFAGSNGKYGLYDFSTQTWNTGVLKQDSLIPNFRAVAHTAEDFFMLSIESPALLFKTGDTGMEVVYREDDPKAFYDSMIFWNDKEGIAMGDPTQNCISILVTRDGGNSWTKVDCSELPSVAEGEAAFAASNSNIAVYKDHAWIITGGTESNVIHTADKGKTWEVFKTPIVQGIATTGGYSIDFYDENTGIIMGGDYTNPKGNTANKALTTDGGKTWKLIADSKNPGYRSCVQFVPNTNGQEILAIGFEGIDYTSDQGLTWHNLSTEGFFTLRFVNDSTAFAAGTNRVAKLKFKR; encoded by the coding sequence ATGAGACTTTATATTACAATTCTTACTTTGATTATTCTTTCGAGTTGTAAGAATTCCGAAGAAAAAACGGAAAAATTGAGCCCTATTAAACGTGTTGAAATTGAGACTATTTATAGTGACTCTGTAAGTATACGCGCAATAGATATACTTAATGATGGCAGTCTTGCATTTGCAGGCTCTAACGGCAAATACGGGTTATATGATTTTAGTACCCAAACCTGGAATACCGGAGTTTTAAAACAAGATAGTTTAATACCTAATTTTAGAGCTGTAGCACATACGGCGGAAGACTTTTTTATGTTGAGTATTGAAAGTCCTGCATTGCTTTTTAAAACTGGTGATACGGGTATGGAAGTCGTATATAGGGAAGATGATCCCAAAGCTTTCTACGATTCTATGATCTTCTGGAACGATAAAGAGGGGATTGCAATGGGTGACCCTACTCAAAATTGTATTTCTATACTAGTAACCCGAGATGGTGGCAACAGCTGGACAAAAGTTGACTGCTCAGAGCTTCCCAGTGTCGCAGAAGGAGAAGCTGCTTTTGCAGCTAGTAATAGCAATATTGCCGTTTATAAGGATCACGCCTGGATAATTACGGGAGGTACTGAATCTAATGTAATACATACTGCAGATAAAGGTAAAACCTGGGAGGTATTTAAAACTCCCATTGTGCAGGGTATTGCAACTACGGGAGGATATTCAATAGATTTTTATGATGAAAATACGGGTATTATAATGGGAGGTGATTATACCAATCCTAAGGGTAATACTGCAAATAAAGCACTAACAACAGATGGTGGTAAAACCTGGAAGTTAATCGCAGATTCAAAGAATCCCGGTTATAGAAGCTGCGTGCAATTTGTACCCAATACAAACGGGCAGGAGATTCTTGCTATAGGTTTTGAGGGTATAGATTATACCAGCGATCAAGGATTGACCTGGCATAATTTGAGTACTGAAGGATTTTTTACCCTACGTTTTGTTAATGATAGCACTGCTTTTGCAGCCGGTACAAATAGAGTTGCCAAGTTGAAATTTAAGCGCTAA